A region of Methanocorpusculum labreanum Z DNA encodes the following proteins:
- a CDS encoding NAD(P)/FAD-dependent oxidoreductase, which produces MKIGILGSGLAGLSAALELADKFEVVIFEKNDNPGGCMSSLTYNNTYTLETLYHHCFSGDKNLFSLLDTLGLKSDLIWLKGSTGYYIGGKLHPLTTPLEILRYPCLTLFQKFRLGMFVISSRKIDLRPLDKVTAKEYLFEKVGEDIYNAFFAPLLTSKFGSMKDDVSAAWLMSRIAIRSDRGSEGERLGYLKGGWHKLIDAMIEKLGRMHVEIRLGTPVTTLIREKDKWLINGEDFDAVISTLPPTITNSLLQNADIQLPNLMYQGAACMTLGLTRDPTNGIYWTNMGDPAPYGAVVTHTNFAPFEWYGEHVVYLASYFKGELDSGLKDRMIDDFCRRFSIDVSEISHADLYIDKFAGPVYVTGYKDTIPPADLGKNLYIAGMFSPENYPERSMEGSILAGLNAAKLLEEKNR; this is translated from the coding sequence ATGAAGATAGGGATTCTCGGATCAGGACTCGCAGGCTTGTCAGCTGCATTAGAGCTTGCTGATAAATTTGAGGTTGTCATTTTTGAAAAAAACGACAATCCAGGCGGGTGCATGTCCTCCCTTACCTACAACAATACCTATACGCTTGAAACCCTCTATCACCACTGTTTTTCCGGCGACAAAAATCTCTTTTCCCTACTGGATACGCTTGGTCTTAAATCCGATCTGATCTGGCTGAAAGGTTCGACCGGTTACTATATTGGCGGCAAACTTCACCCGCTCACAACCCCGCTGGAGATTCTCCGCTACCCCTGCCTCACACTTTTCCAAAAATTCAGACTGGGGATGTTCGTAATCAGTTCCAGAAAGATCGATCTTCGCCCGCTTGACAAAGTAACCGCCAAAGAATATCTGTTCGAGAAAGTGGGAGAGGATATCTACAATGCATTTTTCGCACCCCTGCTCACCAGCAAATTCGGGTCGATGAAGGATGATGTTTCAGCAGCCTGGCTTATGAGCAGGATCGCCATCCGCTCGGACAGAGGTTCGGAGGGGGAACGCCTAGGGTATCTGAAAGGCGGGTGGCACAAACTGATCGATGCGATGATTGAGAAACTGGGGCGTATGCATGTAGAGATCAGGCTCGGCACGCCAGTCACCACGTTGATTAGGGAAAAGGACAAGTGGCTGATCAACGGTGAAGATTTTGATGCCGTCATTTCAACACTGCCGCCAACGATTACGAATTCTCTCCTGCAAAATGCAGATATCCAACTACCAAATCTGATGTATCAGGGAGCAGCATGCATGACGCTAGGTCTCACCCGCGACCCGACGAACGGTATTTACTGGACCAATATGGGAGACCCGGCACCTTATGGAGCAGTGGTTACTCACACGAACTTTGCCCCGTTTGAATGGTACGGGGAACATGTCGTCTATCTGGCCTCCTATTTCAAGGGTGAACTGGACAGCGGACTGAAAGACCGGATGATTGATGACTTCTGCAGACGTTTCTCGATAGATGTCAGTGAAATAAGTCATGCAGACCTGTATATCGACAAATTCGCCGGGCCAGTGTACGTAACGGGATACAAAGATACTATTCCGCCTGCCGATCTCGGGAAAAATCTGTATATCGCCGGAATGTTTTCGCCGGAAAACTATCCCGAGAGAAGTATGGAGGGATCGATTCTGGCGGGTCTCAATGCTGCAAAATTACTTGAGGAGAAAAATCGTTGA
- a CDS encoding glycosyltransferase — protein sequence MTPVSVTAVLPVFNDVEALKTAIPKSIEALEAYGKSFELIIAEDGSTDGSRECVEEWERKDPRVRLLHSDERQGRGRALNRALAESRGEIFCYYDVDLATDISHLSELLDHIEDGADAATGSRLMKNSNIVRSGDREIASRGYNFLVRLFLGSKLNDHQCGFKAYKSSTLRELVPKIQAPHWFWDTESLVLAQKEGLRVDEFPVVWRQGPGTTVRFKDVSNMGKDILKMWWRLHVEKS from the coding sequence TTGACACCCGTTTCCGTCACCGCAGTGCTTCCTGTCTTTAATGATGTGGAAGCTTTGAAGACAGCAATTCCTAAATCTATTGAAGCGCTCGAAGCATATGGGAAAAGTTTCGAGTTGATCATCGCAGAGGACGGCAGTACCGATGGAAGCCGAGAGTGTGTAGAGGAGTGGGAGAGAAAAGATCCCCGGGTCCGGCTGCTTCACTCCGATGAACGTCAGGGAAGAGGGAGAGCGCTGAACCGTGCGCTTGCGGAATCCCGTGGAGAGATATTCTGTTACTATGATGTTGATCTGGCAACCGACATCAGCCATCTTTCAGAACTTCTCGATCATATCGAAGATGGAGCAGATGCTGCAACCGGCTCGCGCCTGATGAAAAACAGCAATATCGTTCGAAGCGGGGACCGCGAGATCGCCAGCAGAGGATATAATTTTCTGGTCAGATTGTTCCTCGGCAGCAAACTCAACGATCATCAGTGCGGATTCAAGGCATATAAATCATCGACTCTCCGCGAACTCGTGCCGAAAATTCAGGCTCCACATTGGTTCTGGGACACGGAATCGCTTGTCCTTGCGCAAAAAGAGGGGCTGCGTGTGGATGAATTTCCGGTCGTATGGCGGCAGGGTCCGGGAACAACGGTCAGATTCAAAGATGTGAGTAATATGGGCAAAGATATCCTGAAAATGTGGTGGAGACTGCATGTGGAAAAAAGTTAG
- a CDS encoding lysylphosphatidylglycerol synthase transmembrane domain-containing protein — translation MWKKVSAVVIPTVIAAALLGYMLMRVWNELQGNLDSILESLVPTWLIAAIGICVLGWFLRGFRYKYIVKKLGTEIGIIFSTACIYVSQTANLIIPARLGDFVRMFILKHEKGMPYTNSFTSLIVERVYDILVLAVLGLCSLPFLISLVPEDYGWFVWLIIFVLIAGIVGIIILLLAKWMHAENKILNKILEVFAQFRQVSSTISALGLLSGTSVIIWMMDVITCYLICMMLAVDIPFMLVLLAIIIGNLIKAVPITPGGIGTYEAALAIVFEIGGVASFTAFLIAVIDHLVKNLVTLVGGMLSLYYFGDWSVSLLKRLFKEDTKKIREENNNL, via the coding sequence ATGTGGAAAAAAGTTAGTGCCGTTGTTATACCAACGGTGATCGCCGCTGCGTTACTGGGTTACATGCTGATGCGTGTGTGGAACGAACTCCAGGGAAATCTCGACAGCATTCTTGAATCTCTGGTCCCAACCTGGCTGATCGCAGCAATAGGCATCTGTGTTCTTGGATGGTTTCTCCGCGGGTTTCGATACAAATACATCGTCAAAAAGCTTGGAACGGAGATCGGGATCATCTTTTCCACGGCCTGTATCTACGTATCCCAGACGGCTAACCTGATCATTCCCGCACGTCTCGGCGATTTTGTCCGGATGTTCATTCTCAAACATGAGAAAGGAATGCCCTACACGAACAGTTTCACTTCACTGATCGTTGAACGCGTGTATGATATTCTCGTACTGGCGGTTCTCGGACTCTGTTCTCTGCCTTTTTTGATCAGTCTGGTCCCTGAAGACTATGGATGGTTTGTCTGGCTGATCATCTTTGTACTGATCGCCGGGATTGTTGGGATCATTATTCTCCTGCTTGCCAAATGGATGCATGCAGAGAACAAGATCCTCAATAAAATCCTGGAAGTCTTTGCACAGTTCAGGCAGGTATCTTCTACGATTTCTGCTCTTGGCCTCCTCTCGGGAACCTCGGTTATTATCTGGATGATGGATGTTATCACCTGTTATCTGATCTGCATGATGCTGGCCGTAGACATTCCATTCATGCTCGTTCTTCTAGCGATCATTATCGGAAATCTGATAAAAGCGGTACCTATTACGCCGGGGGGAATAGGCACTTACGAAGCGGCCCTTGCCATAGTGTTCGAGATCGGCGGCGTTGCCTCATTTACGGCATTCCTCATCGCGGTTATAGATCATCTTGTCAAAAATCTCGTAACACTTGTAGGAGGAATGCTCTCGCTTTACTACTTCGGTGACTGGTCGGTGTCCCTTTTGAAGAGGCTTTTCAAAGAAGATACGAAGAAAATCAGAGAGGAAAACAATAATCTCTGA
- a CDS encoding FkbM family methyltransferase, with the protein MFSKDMTIDEFYSCIHPAVKKTKNSSLLEEQIRDIQFPKNPYAQKMMTFLCAPLVTKYRMDRRFVDTPLKTFWQESRDGLFTHEKEYRELYDQLADDKSQRTLISMLQYRLTEDIITYHREGDFAFKQYFDKKIVALNDHEVFVNCGGYRGDVTEMFINSVNDFSRTYFYEPDPKNYAIAVDYFSKWQKDVLDKIVFRNCCIGKENGTACFNAAESEDSYISDTGSTAIPMVSLDEDILEPVSFIKMDIEGYERDALEGAKNHITSEHPKLAICVYHKPDDLWEIPKLIKKYDEEYTLYLRQYSPYPWWPCETVIYAV; encoded by the coding sequence ATGTTTTCTAAAGATATGACGATAGACGAGTTTTACAGCTGTATACATCCGGCCGTGAAAAAAACAAAAAACTCTTCGCTTCTTGAAGAACAGATACGTGATATCCAGTTTCCTAAAAACCCCTACGCTCAAAAAATGATGACCTTCCTCTGCGCCCCGCTTGTGACGAAGTACCGCATGGACCGAAGATTTGTTGACACCCCCCTGAAGACATTCTGGCAGGAATCACGCGATGGGCTCTTTACTCACGAGAAGGAGTACCGGGAACTCTACGATCAGCTCGCAGATGACAAATCACAACGGACACTGATCTCTATGCTCCAATACCGGTTAACAGAAGATATAATCACCTATCATCGGGAGGGAGACTTCGCCTTCAAACAATATTTCGATAAAAAAATCGTAGCGCTGAACGATCACGAGGTATTTGTCAATTGCGGGGGATATCGCGGAGATGTTACGGAGATGTTCATCAACAGCGTCAATGATTTTTCCAGGACATATTTCTATGAGCCTGACCCGAAAAATTATGCTATCGCAGTCGATTATTTTTCCAAATGGCAAAAAGATGTTCTCGACAAGATCGTTTTCAGAAACTGCTGCATCGGTAAAGAGAATGGAACTGCCTGTTTCAATGCGGCAGAGAGCGAGGATTCATACATAAGCGACACTGGATCTACCGCCATTCCGATGGTTTCTTTGGATGAGGATATCTTAGAACCCGTTTCATTCATAAAAATGGATATCGAAGGTTATGAGCGGGATGCACTTGAAGGGGCAAAAAATCATATCACTTCGGAGCATCCAAAACTCGCTATATGCGTGTATCATAAACCGGACGATCTCTGGGAAATCCCCAAACTCATTAAGAAATATGATGAAGAGTATACGCTCTACCTGCGGCAGTACTCGCCGTATCCGTGGTGGCCCTGCGAAACAGTGATTTATGCTGTTTGA